The proteins below come from a single Pandoraea apista genomic window:
- a CDS encoding Hsp70 family protein, with protein sequence MSFCAIDFGTSNSAVAVQDGAAMRLVELEAGYGTLPTAVFFNADEGGRASFGRQAVSDYIDGYDGRLMRSLKSLLGSSLIESTTDLGNGSAMRYIDIIATFLRHLRTHALKADGGDLRQVVMGRPVFFVDDDPRADAAAQRSLEQSARDVGFEDVHFQFEPIAAAFDYESRLTREQQVLVVDIGGGTSDFSLVRVGPERARHLDRKNDVLAHHGVHIAGTDFDRRIELATILRELGYKALGPDGKEVPNRIYFDLATWHLINTVYTPKRVGELALTAHLYADPAHHRRLMRTVEQRLGHALVGHAEAAKIEVSSGGETSIDLSVIERDLAVAFSEAGLIEAVSDEIASITAGAVHTAALAGLRAEDVDALYFTGGSTGLRCLSNAMCAAFPKATPVYGDRLASVALGLGIHAKRVFS encoded by the coding sequence ATGAGTTTTTGCGCTATCGATTTCGGCACTTCGAATTCTGCCGTCGCCGTGCAAGACGGCGCGGCCATGCGTCTGGTCGAACTTGAAGCCGGCTACGGCACACTGCCGACCGCCGTATTTTTCAACGCCGACGAAGGCGGCCGCGCCTCGTTCGGCCGCCAAGCCGTCTCCGACTACATCGATGGCTACGACGGGCGCCTGATGCGCTCGCTCAAAAGCCTGCTCGGCTCCTCTCTGATCGAAAGCACCACCGACCTCGGCAACGGCTCGGCGATGCGCTATATCGACATCATCGCCACGTTCCTGCGGCATCTGCGCACCCACGCGCTCAAGGCCGATGGCGGCGATCTGCGTCAGGTGGTCATGGGCCGTCCGGTGTTCTTTGTCGACGACGATCCGCGCGCCGACGCCGCAGCACAACGCTCGCTCGAACAAAGCGCGCGCGACGTGGGTTTCGAGGACGTTCATTTCCAGTTCGAACCGATTGCGGCCGCTTTCGATTACGAGTCGCGCCTCACCCGCGAGCAGCAGGTGCTGGTCGTCGACATCGGCGGCGGCACGTCGGACTTCTCGCTCGTACGCGTCGGACCGGAACGTGCCCGGCATCTGGACCGCAAGAACGACGTGCTCGCCCATCACGGCGTGCATATCGCCGGTACCGACTTCGACCGGCGCATCGAACTGGCCACGATCCTGCGAGAACTGGGTTACAAGGCGCTCGGCCCGGACGGCAAGGAAGTCCCCAACCGGATCTATTTCGATCTCGCGACCTGGCACCTGATCAATACCGTCTACACGCCGAAGCGCGTGGGTGAACTCGCGCTCACTGCACATCTGTACGCCGATCCGGCGCATCACCGCCGCCTCATGCGCACCGTCGAGCAACGCCTCGGGCATGCGCTCGTCGGTCACGCGGAAGCGGCGAAGATCGAGGTGTCGTCGGGGGGTGAGACGAGCATCGACCTGTCCGTCATCGAACGCGATCTGGCCGTTGCGTTCTCGGAAGCCGGGCTGATCGAAGCAGTCAGCGACGAAATTGCGAGCATCACGGCAGGCGCCGTGCACACGGCGGCATTGGCGGGACTGCGAGCCGAAGACGTCGATGCTCTCTATTTCACCGGTGGCTCCACCGGATTGCGTTGCCTGTCCAACGCCATGTGCGCAGCCTTCCCGAAAGCCACACCGGTCTATGGCGATCGCCTCGCCAGTGTGGCGCTGGGTCTGGGCATTCACGCCAAACGGGTGTTTTCCTGA
- a CDS encoding MFS transporter — translation MSDTHTDGMPMPARVWAIATVMLAISLSVLDSAIANVALPTIARDLNASPATSIWIVNAYQLAITISLLPLAALGEIVGYRRVYTVGLALFTVASLACALSDSLMTLTLARVAQGFGAAGIMSVNTALVKAIYPSRWLGRGVALNSLIVAVSSAAGPTIAAGVLSIAHWPWLFAINVPLGIIAFAIAVRSLPDTVRASHPFDWVGALLSALTFGLLISGIDSFGHGQDRWLVAVELVAAVVIGSVFVRRQRRQPVPLLPVDLLRIPIFGLSICTSMASFCAQMLAFVSLPFFLQDTLGFDHVQTGLLMTAWPLTIVVVAPLAGRLLEYYKPGLLGAIGLAAFALGLLALGLLPAHPHQIDIVWRMALCGFGFGLFQSPNNYAMLMSAPAHRSGGASGMLGTARLTGQTTGAALVALVFSVAPDGFGTRASLYVAASFAAVAAVVSSLRTLPSAQPGAKSSHG, via the coding sequence ATGTCCGACACACATACTGACGGCATGCCCATGCCCGCCCGGGTCTGGGCCATTGCGACTGTCATGCTCGCCATTTCGCTTTCGGTGCTCGACAGCGCCATCGCCAACGTTGCCCTGCCCACGATCGCCCGCGATCTGAACGCCAGTCCGGCCACGTCGATCTGGATCGTCAACGCCTACCAGCTTGCCATCACCATCTCGCTGCTGCCGCTCGCCGCGCTGGGCGAGATCGTGGGGTACCGCCGCGTATACACTGTGGGCCTTGCGCTCTTCACGGTCGCGTCGCTGGCCTGTGCCCTGTCGGACTCGCTCATGACGCTCACCCTTGCGCGCGTGGCGCAGGGCTTTGGCGCAGCGGGCATCATGAGCGTGAACACCGCGCTGGTAAAAGCGATCTACCCGTCGCGCTGGCTCGGACGCGGCGTCGCCCTCAACTCGCTCATCGTGGCCGTCTCGTCCGCGGCCGGTCCGACCATTGCCGCCGGGGTGCTGTCCATCGCGCACTGGCCATGGCTCTTCGCCATCAACGTGCCGCTCGGCATCATTGCCTTCGCCATCGCCGTGCGCTCGCTTCCCGACACCGTGCGCGCGTCGCATCCGTTCGATTGGGTCGGCGCCTTGTTGAGCGCGCTCACGTTTGGACTGCTCATCTCCGGGATCGACTCGTTCGGGCACGGGCAAGATCGCTGGCTCGTGGCCGTCGAACTCGTGGCCGCCGTCGTCATCGGCTCGGTCTTCGTGCGGCGCCAACGCAGGCAGCCCGTCCCGCTGCTGCCGGTCGATCTGCTGCGGATTCCGATTTTCGGCCTGTCGATCTGCACCTCGATGGCCTCGTTCTGCGCGCAGATGCTCGCTTTCGTCTCGCTCCCCTTCTTCCTTCAGGACACGCTCGGCTTCGACCATGTGCAAACCGGTCTGCTGATGACGGCATGGCCGCTCACTATTGTGGTCGTCGCCCCGCTGGCCGGACGCCTGCTTGAGTATTACAAGCCTGGCTTGCTGGGTGCGATCGGCCTGGCCGCATTCGCGCTCGGGTTGCTTGCGCTCGGGCTGTTGCCCGCCCATCCGCATCAGATCGATATCGTCTGGCGCATGGCGTTGTGCGGTTTCGGCTTCGGCCTTTTCCAGTCGCCCAACAACTACGCGATGCTCATGTCTGCCCCGGCGCATCGCAGCGGTGGCGCGAGCGGCATGCTGGGCACGGCACGCCTGACCGGGCAGACGACCGGCGCCGCACTCGTCGCCCTCGTGTTCAGCGTCGCGCCGGATGGCTTCGGCACGCGTGCGTCGCTGTACGTCGCGGCGTCATTCGCGGCGGTGGCGGCGGTGGTGAGCAGTCTGCGCACGTTGCCGTCGGCGCAGCCTGGCGCGAAATCGTCACACGGATGA